A window of the Tunturibacter empetritectus genome harbors these coding sequences:
- a CDS encoding c-type cytochrome domain-containing protein encodes MRRMLLGFGLVAVGLIGWGFQAATVQAAQDAAVAPEFYTTRVQPIFQANCYRCHGGMNHRGGLNIQTRAGMLKGGHEGTVLIPGDPANSLLVRLIRHEGPAKDPMPMPPKQPKLSDADIATVEQWVKAGAIMPADPPP; translated from the coding sequence ATGAGGAGAATGTTGCTGGGCTTCGGTCTGGTCGCTGTCGGGTTGATTGGGTGGGGCTTTCAGGCAGCAACCGTGCAGGCGGCGCAGGATGCGGCAGTCGCGCCCGAGTTCTACACGACCAGGGTCCAGCCCATCTTTCAGGCCAACTGCTACCGCTGCCATGGGGGAATGAACCACCGTGGCGGATTGAATATTCAAACGCGAGCAGGAATGTTGAAGGGCGGCCACGAGGGCACCGTGCTCATTCCAGGCGATCCCGCAAACAGTCTTCTGGTGCGGCTGATCCGCCATGAGGGCCCAGCGAAGGACCCCATGCCCATGCCACCGAAGCAGCCAAAGCTCTCCGACGCGGACATCGCAACCGTCGAGCAGTGGGTAAAGGCAGGCGCGATCATGCCGGCCGATCCTCCGCCGTAA
- a CDS encoding SurA N-terminal domain-containing protein yields MRNTDVPSLSAENERTSNTRSYRTASIPLLPLLLTMAAGLLPVAGCNHGHNADVVATVNGHAIMQADLEKAYKLQLGDAAQQQQQPSPEQADSLRLNLLRELIDEEIVEQRAAKMNLTATNEEVDAKLAEMKAPYTEEQFQQRLKASNQTIDDVKHSLRRSLTINKLLNKEINSKITVTDADVASYYNQHKAEFNLLETKYRLATIQVTGQPSPQPGNLQGSKATNDVEAKKKIQALKNRLDSGEDFGTIASNWSEQPQTAPNGGEMGFVDESQLHQDPTAFNAITKLKAGQITDILPLLDAQTKRPAGYAIYKLISRDPAGQRDVNDPRVQQAIRQQLRDVRSQLLKSAYLEMVHDQAKVENFFAEQIFKTDAH; encoded by the coding sequence ATGCGGAATACGGATGTGCCGAGCTTGTCGGCCGAGAACGAACGTACTTCTAACACGCGCTCCTATCGCACCGCCTCGATTCCATTGCTCCCATTGCTGTTGACGATGGCTGCCGGGCTCTTGCCGGTTGCAGGATGCAACCACGGTCACAACGCCGACGTCGTCGCCACGGTCAACGGCCACGCCATCATGCAGGCCGACCTCGAGAAAGCCTACAAACTGCAACTCGGAGATGCCGCCCAACAACAGCAGCAGCCCTCGCCCGAACAGGCCGATTCGCTGCGCCTGAACCTCCTCCGCGAGTTGATCGATGAAGAGATCGTCGAACAGCGCGCCGCGAAGATGAACCTCACCGCGACCAACGAAGAGGTCGATGCAAAGCTAGCCGAGATGAAGGCTCCTTACACGGAGGAGCAGTTTCAGCAACGCCTGAAGGCCAGCAATCAGACCATCGACGATGTAAAGCATTCATTGCGTCGCAGCCTCACCATCAACAAGCTGCTCAACAAAGAGATCAACTCCAAGATCACCGTCACCGACGCCGATGTGGCCAGCTACTACAACCAGCACAAGGCCGAGTTCAATCTGCTTGAGACCAAGTACCGCCTCGCAACCATTCAGGTGACCGGTCAACCGTCGCCTCAGCCGGGAAACCTGCAGGGAAGCAAAGCGACCAACGACGTCGAAGCGAAGAAGAAGATTCAGGCGTTGAAAAATCGCCTGGACAGCGGCGAGGACTTCGGCACCATCGCCAGCAACTGGTCCGAGCAGCCCCAGACCGCGCCCAACGGCGGAGAAATGGGCTTCGTCGACGAGTCGCAGCTGCACCAGGATCCCACCGCCTTCAACGCCATTACCAAGCTGAAGGCCGGCCAGATCACCGACATCCTTCCGCTGCTCGATGCTCAGACGAAGCGCCCCGCCGGTTACGCAATCTACAAGCTGATCTCCCGCGACCCCGCAGGCCAGCGCGATGTCAACGATCCCCGTGTCCAGCAGGCCATCCGCCAGCAGTTGCGCGATGTGCGTTCGCAGCTGCTCAAGAGCGCCTACCTGGAGATGGTGCACGATCAGGCCAAGGTGGAGAACTTCTTCGCCGAACAGATCTTCAAGACCGACGCCCACTAA
- a CDS encoding DUF5715 family protein, with protein sequence MMRLTAPIPALLALAALCFSCAGSLAKPMHHPSAHKKTVAAAVAKHPDRRKTAAKPSHATHSSKHHSAPTPKTDPPMSVRVHGRSAGGRHLRHAVRASRQKATQPELAASAGTPLKATSEDFLKAAASTQVETQTAVAIHGTLRPEARQEERSEELNETRQATAAPARKSSTSSKPVSVAKPVPVISVVRPAAERPQLASVEEVASTPVILPNLYNKRGRLIMPPPLKGSHEILVHQNEVADRDGLSRIQDDGDLVDMRGKKLLVALPESEALQVDDRLPVNRRYCRPWTAQFLATLARAHYARFHSPLQVNSAVRTVEFQQHLVHINGNAAPAEGDTASPHLTGQAVDIAKHGLSLTEIAWLRGYLLPLVQSGKVDVEEEFQQSCFHVSVYKRYLPPAPERDLAILHHGGTSALAAALR encoded by the coding sequence ATGATGCGTTTGACCGCCCCCATCCCGGCCCTTCTGGCGCTTGCGGCTCTGTGTTTTTCTTGCGCAGGCAGCCTCGCCAAACCGATGCATCATCCCTCGGCCCATAAGAAGACTGTTGCCGCTGCGGTGGCGAAGCATCCGGACCGACGGAAGACCGCCGCGAAACCGTCGCATGCAACGCATAGCTCGAAGCATCACAGCGCGCCCACTCCAAAGACCGATCCACCTATGAGCGTGCGCGTTCATGGGCGGTCAGCAGGCGGACGCCATCTGCGCCATGCGGTTCGCGCCTCGCGCCAGAAGGCGACGCAACCTGAGCTGGCTGCCTCCGCCGGGACGCCGTTGAAGGCTACATCAGAGGATTTTCTGAAGGCGGCCGCGTCGACCCAGGTGGAGACCCAAACTGCTGTGGCGATCCACGGGACGTTGCGCCCCGAAGCGCGCCAGGAAGAGCGCTCCGAAGAACTGAACGAGACACGTCAGGCTACGGCTGCACCTGCGCGCAAGTCGTCGACTTCGTCGAAGCCGGTCTCTGTGGCCAAGCCCGTTCCTGTCATCAGCGTGGTTCGGCCGGCGGCGGAGAGGCCGCAACTGGCCAGCGTGGAAGAGGTGGCCTCGACTCCGGTGATTCTGCCTAATCTTTATAACAAGCGTGGGCGGCTCATCATGCCTCCGCCGTTGAAGGGCTCGCACGAGATTCTCGTTCATCAGAACGAGGTCGCCGATCGCGATGGGCTCTCCCGCATTCAGGATGATGGCGACCTGGTGGATATGCGCGGGAAAAAGTTGCTGGTTGCGCTGCCTGAGAGCGAGGCTCTCCAGGTGGATGATCGGCTACCGGTCAACCGGCGTTACTGCCGTCCGTGGACAGCGCAGTTTCTCGCAACGCTGGCGCGCGCCCACTACGCTCGCTTTCACTCGCCACTGCAGGTGAACTCCGCTGTACGCACAGTTGAATTTCAGCAGCACCTGGTGCACATCAACGGCAATGCGGCGCCGGCTGAGGGCGACACGGCCTCTCCGCATCTGACGGGGCAGGCTGTCGATATTGCGAAGCATGGCCTCTCGCTGACGGAGATTGCGTGGCTTCGGGGCTATCTTTTGCCGCTGGTGCAATCGGGAAAAGTGGATGTGGAAGAGGAGTTTCAACAGTCGTGCTTCCACGTGAGCGTTTACAAGAGGTATCTGCCGCCGGCGCCTGAGCGCGATCTTGCGATTCTGCATCACGGCGGGACTTCTGCCCTGGCTGCGGCTTTGCGCTAA
- a CDS encoding Gfo/Idh/MocA family protein has translation MTQQPVRFAILGFGHHAIRRLLPAFPRCEQSTLSGMWRRDHAAAIANCAEYKIPHCFATREELCSSPDVDVVFITSPDAMHRDDTLLALKHGKAVLCEKPLTMSTAQAKEMNAAASASGLLFGVAQNFRYNRSLEWMRDQIAAGLIGTPQLARAEYCYPATNSARKWIIDATLAYGGPIGDVGVHCIDALRFVLGNDVISVDTLARKDASSGNLEAIASLQMEMTGDIFATVTTSARAPYRSLVEVNGNNGVMTAEGCLTVDRPVEIVVRRAGEVVERVTLDNGDGYTRMLDSFAAALRSDGDFAATGEDGLHNMRALDAAIASWRSGSRQNLRTSADS, from the coding sequence ATGACGCAGCAGCCAGTGCGCTTCGCGATCCTTGGCTTTGGTCACCACGCAATTCGTCGGCTGCTGCCTGCCTTTCCCAGGTGTGAGCAATCCACACTGAGCGGGATGTGGCGCCGCGATCACGCTGCCGCCATCGCCAACTGCGCCGAGTACAAAATCCCTCACTGCTTCGCCACGCGGGAGGAGCTCTGCTCTTCGCCGGATGTCGACGTCGTCTTCATCACCTCACCTGACGCGATGCACCGCGACGACACGCTCCTTGCGCTAAAGCACGGCAAAGCAGTCCTGTGCGAGAAGCCTCTGACCATGAGCACAGCACAGGCCAAAGAGATGAACGCCGCAGCCAGCGCGTCCGGTCTACTCTTCGGCGTCGCACAAAACTTTCGCTACAACCGAAGCCTCGAGTGGATGCGCGACCAAATCGCCGCTGGCCTCATCGGCACCCCACAGCTTGCACGCGCCGAGTACTGCTATCCCGCCACCAACTCCGCAAGAAAGTGGATCATCGACGCAACGCTGGCTTACGGCGGACCCATCGGAGATGTCGGCGTGCACTGCATCGACGCCCTGCGCTTCGTTCTAGGCAATGACGTCATCAGCGTCGACACTCTGGCCCGCAAAGACGCCTCCTCAGGCAACCTCGAAGCCATCGCCTCGCTCCAGATGGAGATGACTGGCGACATCTTTGCCACGGTGACCACTAGTGCCCGTGCACCCTACCGCTCTCTGGTCGAGGTCAACGGCAACAATGGCGTGATGACCGCCGAAGGGTGTCTCACCGTCGATCGCCCAGTAGAGATAGTCGTTCGCCGCGCAGGCGAGGTGGTCGAGCGAGTCACCCTCGACAACGGCGATGGCTACACGCGAATGCTGGATAGCTTCGCCGCTGCCCTGCGCAGTGATGGCGACTTCGCGGCTACCGGCGAAGATGGTCTCCACAACATGCGGGCGCTCGATGCAGCCATAGCGAGCTGGCGCAGCGGATCCCGCCAGAACCTCCGCACCTCCGCAGACTCTTAG
- a CDS encoding nuclear transport factor 2 family protein yields MRLLLLVIASLLGSGAVAQTPAASSPLPASIDIVKLEQNLWTTMAEGDFGTVRSLFTEDFILVDEHIQALDTLLITLKHCKLESYELRDLQVRILTPDSALTAYHVVNTFQCGTPEKPTVMKNDNNSVTVWVRQPKSGRWLAQVHTETPAKP; encoded by the coding sequence ATGCGTCTCCTCCTTCTGGTTATCGCTTCGCTTCTTGGTTCCGGAGCAGTTGCTCAGACCCCTGCGGCTTCGTCACCGCTGCCTGCCTCGATCGATATCGTCAAGCTGGAACAGAATCTTTGGACGACGATGGCTGAAGGCGACTTCGGGACGGTTCGCAGTCTGTTTACGGAAGACTTCATCCTGGTGGACGAGCACATTCAGGCTCTGGACACGCTGCTGATCACGCTGAAGCACTGCAAGCTTGAGTCGTATGAGCTTCGCGATCTGCAGGTTCGTATTCTGACGCCAGACTCTGCGCTTACTGCGTATCACGTAGTGAATACGTTCCAGTGCGGCACGCCAGAGAAACCCACCGTAATGAAGAATGACAATAACTCCGTCACGGTCTGGGTTCGTCAACCCAAGAGCGGGAGATGGCTTGCCCAGGTGCACACAGAGACGCCCGCGAAGCCCTGA